The following coding sequences are from one Streptomyces angustmyceticus window:
- a CDS encoding ABC transporter ATP-binding protein: MDMEVTAWHALHSTMTAQQGKRRFSRGTLRRITAFARPHRRRLVWFLVLSTATAMLAVATPLLAGRVVDAIVGGGSSSLVLRLSGLIAVIAVAEAALGLATRWLSASIGEGLILDLRTTVYDHVQRMPVAFFTRTRTGALVSRLNNDVIGAQRAFSDTLSGVVSNIVTLLLTLVVMLGLSWQITLIALVLLPVFVLPARRVGRRLAALRREGADHNAAMGTQMTERFSAPGATLVKLMGRPAHESAEFAVRARRVRDIGVRSAMVQTYFVTALTLVSALALAVVYGLGGFLALRGQLEAGAIVSLALLLTRLYAPLTALSGAHIEVMSALVSFERVFEVLDLEPLITEKPDARAVPEGPVSVEFDAVRFAYPSADKVSLASLEEVATLDTRGGEEVLHGISFRAEPGQMVALVGSSGAGKSTVAQLLPRLYDTDSGAVRLSGVDVRELTAASLRDVLGMVTQDGHLFHDTIRANLLLAGPEATEPELWDALRRARLEDLIAALPDGLDTVVGERGYRLSGGERQRLTIARLLLAHPRVVILDEATAHLDNTSEAAVQEALTEALEGRTALVIAHRLSTVRAADLILVVEDGHIAERGTHETLLAADGRYAELYRTQFTDAEERRETAVAARRAEAGPDAVPDSALVN; encoded by the coding sequence ATGGACATGGAAGTCACCGCCTGGCACGCGCTGCACAGCACGATGACCGCGCAGCAGGGCAAGCGCCGCTTCTCCCGCGGCACCCTGCGCCGCATCACGGCGTTCGCCCGCCCGCACCGCCGTCGCCTGGTGTGGTTCCTCGTGCTGAGCACGGCCACCGCGATGCTCGCGGTGGCCACCCCGCTGCTGGCGGGCCGGGTGGTGGACGCGATCGTGGGCGGCGGCTCGTCGTCCCTCGTCCTCCGGCTGTCCGGCCTGATCGCGGTGATCGCGGTCGCCGAGGCGGCGCTGGGGCTGGCGACCCGCTGGCTGTCGGCGAGCATCGGCGAGGGGCTGATCCTGGACCTGCGGACGACGGTGTACGACCACGTCCAGCGGATGCCCGTCGCCTTCTTCACCCGCACCCGCACCGGAGCGCTGGTCAGCCGCCTGAACAACGATGTGATCGGCGCCCAGCGGGCCTTCAGCGACACCCTGTCCGGGGTCGTCAGCAATATCGTGACGCTGCTGCTGACCCTCGTGGTGATGCTCGGCCTGTCCTGGCAGATCACCCTGATCGCGCTGGTGCTGCTGCCGGTCTTCGTGCTGCCCGCGCGCCGGGTCGGCCGGCGGCTGGCCGCGCTGCGCCGGGAGGGCGCCGACCACAACGCGGCGATGGGCACCCAGATGACCGAGCGGTTCTCCGCGCCCGGCGCCACCCTCGTCAAGCTGATGGGCCGCCCGGCCCACGAGTCCGCCGAGTTCGCCGTCCGGGCCCGCCGGGTGCGCGACATCGGGGTCCGCTCGGCCATGGTCCAGACGTACTTCGTCACCGCCCTCACCCTCGTATCCGCCCTGGCGCTGGCCGTCGTCTACGGGCTGGGCGGCTTCCTCGCGCTGCGCGGGCAGCTGGAGGCCGGCGCGATCGTCTCGCTGGCCCTGCTGCTCACCCGGCTCTACGCCCCGCTGACGGCGCTGTCCGGCGCCCATATCGAGGTGATGAGCGCCCTGGTCAGCTTCGAGCGGGTCTTCGAGGTGCTCGACCTCGAACCGCTGATCACCGAGAAGCCGGACGCCCGCGCGGTCCCCGAGGGCCCGGTGTCCGTGGAGTTCGACGCGGTCCGCTTCGCCTACCCGTCCGCCGACAAGGTCTCGCTGGCCTCCCTGGAGGAGGTCGCCACCCTCGACACCCGGGGCGGCGAGGAGGTCCTGCACGGCATCTCCTTCCGCGCCGAACCCGGCCAGATGGTCGCCCTGGTCGGCTCCTCGGGCGCCGGCAAGTCGACCGTGGCCCAGCTGCTGCCGCGGCTGTACGACACCGACTCCGGCGCGGTCCGGCTCTCCGGCGTGGACGTCCGCGAGCTGACCGCCGCCTCGCTGCGCGACGTCCTGGGGATGGTCACCCAGGACGGGCACCTCTTCCACGACACGATCCGCGCGAACCTGCTGCTGGCCGGGCCGGAGGCGACCGAGCCGGAGCTGTGGGACGCGCTGCGCCGGGCGCGCCTGGAGGACCTGATCGCCGCGCTCCCCGACGGGCTGGACACCGTCGTCGGCGAGCGGGGCTACCGGCTCTCCGGCGGCGAACGGCAGCGGCTGACCATCGCCCGGCTGCTGCTCGCCCACCCCCGGGTGGTGATCCTCGACGAGGCCACCGCCCACCTGGACAACACCTCCGAGGCGGCGGTGCAGGAGGCGCTGACCGAGGCGCTGGAGGGCCGTACCGCGCTGGTCATCGCCCACCGGCTGTCGACCGTACGGGCCGCGGACCTGATCCTGGTCGTCGAGGACGGGCACATCGCCGAGCGCGGGACGCACGAGACACTGCTGGCCGCCGACGGGCGCTACGCGGAGCTGTACCGGACCCAGTTCACCGACGCGGAGGAGCGGCGGGAGACCGCGGTGGCGGCCCGGCGCGCGGAGGCCGGCCCGGACGCCGTGCCGGACTCGGCGCTGGTGAACTGA
- a CDS encoding GAF domain-containing protein, with protein sequence MVAVGSDHDPRRALGRIAETAASLTGARHAAVGLRDEDGDGPGGPVTHGPSPEGEPAAGDCLEVPIQVRGELFGTLYVAGKDGPEGFGDTDLHLVRVLATEAGIALSNARMHGAARQRRRWIDGAASVTTALLAGPEAGSSARDALTVVAEKGRELAEAATGAVLLPHAGGGMEVVAISTVLPETVRAEAHRGRIPPQSPVVHQIHAGLAVFSDDFAGDPRSISPMSRHYGPTMLLPLRSNGRVLGALALCRISGDRRFSHTERTLGTQFAAQAAVALVLADRHRDRERLAVFEDRDRIARDLHDLVIQRLFATGMLLETARRKAVLPEVRDGVGRAVDELDATIQEIRTAIIALQQGPSEAPPGLRTRVLREAAAATASLGTRPSVRFTGPVDTRVDDMGARELLAALRKALATVTAAAAARPEPTRVEIAVDLTVPPPGGRPGIRLTVARPDDDAPPVVWERPLRGGPGA encoded by the coding sequence ATGGTGGCGGTGGGCTCCGACCATGATCCGCGCCGCGCGCTGGGCCGTATCGCCGAGACCGCCGCCTCCCTGACCGGCGCCCGCCATGCCGCTGTCGGCCTCCGCGACGAGGACGGCGACGGTCCCGGCGGGCCGGTCACCCACGGCCCCTCCCCCGAGGGTGAGCCGGCGGCCGGGGACTGCCTGGAGGTGCCGATCCAGGTGCGGGGAGAGCTGTTCGGCACGCTGTACGTCGCGGGGAAGGACGGCCCCGAGGGGTTCGGCGACACGGATCTGCACCTGGTGCGGGTGCTGGCCACCGAGGCCGGGATCGCGCTGAGCAATGCCCGGATGCACGGCGCCGCCCGGCAGCGCCGGCGCTGGATCGACGGCGCGGCGTCCGTCACCACGGCCCTGCTGGCCGGGCCCGAGGCCGGCTCGTCGGCCAGGGACGCCCTGACCGTCGTCGCGGAGAAGGGCCGGGAGCTGGCCGAGGCGGCGACCGGAGCGGTCCTGCTGCCGCACGCCGGGGGCGGTATGGAGGTGGTGGCGATCTCCACCGTGCTGCCCGAGACCGTACGGGCCGAGGCGCACCGCGGCCGGATACCGCCGCAGAGTCCGGTCGTCCACCAGATACACGCCGGCCTCGCGGTCTTCTCCGACGACTTCGCCGGAGACCCCCGCTCGATCTCCCCGATGTCGCGCCACTACGGCCCGACGATGCTGCTGCCGCTGCGCAGCAACGGGCGGGTGCTGGGCGCCCTCGCGCTGTGCCGGATATCCGGCGACCGCCGCTTCAGCCACACCGAGCGGACGCTGGGGACCCAGTTCGCCGCCCAGGCCGCGGTGGCGCTCGTGCTGGCCGACCGGCACCGTGACCGCGAGCGGCTGGCCGTCTTCGAGGACCGCGACCGGATCGCCCGCGACCTGCACGATCTGGTCATCCAGCGGCTGTTCGCCACCGGGATGCTGCTGGAGACCGCGCGGCGCAAGGCCGTACTGCCGGAGGTACGGGACGGGGTGGGCCGGGCGGTCGACGAGCTGGACGCCACGATCCAGGAGATCCGAACGGCGATCATCGCGCTGCAGCAGGGGCCGTCCGAGGCGCCGCCGGGGCTGCGCACCCGCGTCCTGCGGGAGGCCGCCGCGGCCACCGCGTCGCTCGGGACCCGGCCGTCGGTGCGGTTCACCGGACCGGTCGACACCCGGGTCGACGACATGGGCGCCCGTGAGCTGCTGGCCGCGCTCAGGAAGGCGCTGGCGACGGTGACCGCCGCGGCGGCGGCGCGGCCGGAGCCGACCCGGGTGGAGATCGCCGTGGACCTCACCGTCCCGCCCCCCGGCGGCCGGCCGGGCATCCGGCTGACGGTGGCGCGCCCGGACGACGACGCCCCGCCGGTGGTCTGGGAGCGTCCGCTCCGGGGCGGGCCCGGCGCCTGA
- a CDS encoding nuclear transport factor 2 family protein, translating to MTQRAEHSTVMDRLALDDLVTGYAIAVDDGDWPGYQALFTPDGRADYRSAGGIEGGVAEIAAWLGEMLRNFAMRQHLIVNRRITLARPDGAPGDTATVRADYLNPMRLAGPATEDEGGPTAPNYTCGGRYDFTARRTADGWRLTGVVVHEKWREVWCGGE from the coding sequence ATGACGCAGCGCGCGGAACACTCCACTGTCATGGACCGCCTCGCCCTCGACGATCTGGTCACCGGGTACGCGATCGCCGTGGACGACGGGGACTGGCCCGGCTACCAGGCCCTGTTCACCCCGGACGGCCGGGCCGACTACCGCTCCGCGGGCGGCATCGAGGGCGGCGTGGCGGAGATCGCCGCCTGGCTCGGCGAGATGCTGCGGAACTTCGCCATGCGCCAGCACCTGATCGTCAACCGCCGCATCACCCTCGCCCGCCCGGACGGCGCCCCGGGGGACACGGCCACGGTCCGGGCCGACTACCTCAACCCGATGCGGCTCGCCGGCCCCGCGACGGAGGACGAGGGCGGCCCGACCGCTCCCAACTACACCTGCGGCGGCCGCTACGACTTCACCGCCCGGCGCACCGCCGACGGCTGGCGGCTGACCGGCGTCGTCGTCCACGAGAAGTGGCGCGAGGTGTGGTGCGGCGGTGAGTGA